The stretch of DNA CACTAGGATTCTTTGATTCAATGGAGCATCTTCTAATTCACCTCCCGTATGAGGCAAAACTTGGTGGTCCAGTTCAAtatcgatggatgtatccatttgaaaggtaaTTTATATTCACTTTTAAcggtttcattttttttctaaatatttccacttttattaagttattgCTCTCACTTTTCCAGAATGATGGGTGATTTTAAGCGCACAGTGAAAAACAAGGCTAGAGTGGAAGGCTCAATATGTATGTCATACTTACATCGAGAGACAACATATTTTTGTTCCCACTATTTCAAAACAATCTCTTTGTTTAATAGAAGCCAACGTAATGAAGGTGCAAAATTAAATGATGTTGTCACAACAACACTGTCAATTAGCAATCAATTAGGACGTCCTAGTGGGAAGGCCCAAACACATTGGTTGAGTGATGTTGAAAGAAGGTCTGCTCATGTACACATCCTCATCAATTGCAACGAGGTCAAGCCATATATAGAGTAAGTAGTATGTAAGCACACACCCCACATAATTACCAAATACATGTAATAACAATTCTCTCATTATTGACAGCGCCTTTTTGCACTCTAATTCCATTCTTGAAGAAGATCCTATATCTCAAACTCGTATACATGGAGAATTCCCAGAATGGTTTCGTGCGTATGTAAGTGCTTTATTGAAGTTTGttgcaaataaattagaacTTCTCACCTAACTATTGTGAATATCATGTTTGTATAGGCCATTGACAAGGAAAATGGCGTGACTGACCCTAACTTGTTATCATTAGCTTGGGGTCCTAACTCAATGGTCAAAACTTGGcacaagtattacattaatgggtacaaatttcacacaaaagcTTGGTCTCAGGGTAAGAAAACCACAAATAGTGGAGTTTATGTGAAAGGGGTTACTGGAGGAGGGGAAGATGATTTCTATGGAGTCATCCAACATATCTTCGAGTTGGAGTATTACAAATTGCCTCACAAAGTAGCCTTGCTTTATTGCCAATGGTTTGATCCTAGACGGAATAGAGGAACCAAAGTTCATCAACAATATGATATTGTAGATATCAAGATGAATCGAAAATATGATCTCTATGATCCCTTCATAATTGCACAAAAAGCTAGACAGGTGTATTATGTACCCTATCCTGAAATGGAAACTGATAAGCGTCGCTGGTCTGCAGTTATCAAAACAAAGCCTATGGGTCATGTAGAGGTGGATGGAGCCGATGAGGACATGCCATATCAAGATGAAGATATGGCACATGTTGAACAATTAACTAAAATTGAAGAAATGGTTGGCTTGCATGATGAAACACATAGCGATGAAGAAGTCAATGTAACGTTTGTTCCAAATATTCCAATTGATAATAATAGTGATATGGATGATGAAGATGGGGATGATTTTTcaattgacatttgaatttttagtaAGTATAAATAGTAGTTGATTGTTTGtataaatcttcatattctacctttttatatattagttttagatTCAAGTTCTTTAATACTGTAGAGTTGATAATCTTGAATTGTGTTTACTATTGTGTGTGCTAATTGTTTTTattcatgttattttttatagatgacTCCAAAAAAAAGATTAGACTCAAGCTTCCTTTGAAGAAAAATCGCATGATTTTACCGCATAAGGTAACTCAAACAGCTCAACAGGTACAAGCAACAATTGATCAATTTCCACTAGATGCCAATGCCACTACACCAACCTCACAATATGTGCGACATCCCACCCAACAACATGTTAAGCCTCCTACCCAACAAGCTGCAGTGCTTCCACTCCCACCTAATAAGGTGCATCAATCTGAACCAATTATAGTGATGATACCCACACCAAGTTTTGTCCCAAAAGACAACATTTCTCCGACTGTTGATCATTCACCGTCACAACCATTAACATCAGTTGCTTCACGACATACTTAAATTTCCGCTAATCCACCACCTTCAATACCGCTTGTTATTGGTAATAAGACTCAAGGGTCAAGATGTGCAGATTCTAGTCATGGGGTTGCGCCTGATGGGAGAACAATGATATGGCCAGATGGTCGAGGGTATGTAACTAGTCCTGATTAACTTTTCATTACTACATAAGGATTATGGttcatttaaagtttttttttttttaaattgtttacaGGTGGTTACCGTGTAGGGTGGCCTCCAGGGCCCTCACCTCAGTTATTACATCACAATATATTGATATGTATCCTAGTTTGGGAGCAATCCCAGAATTAACTTTGGAACGTCGATTCGAGAAATTTGGTGTAAGATTAAGTTATATATCTTGTTAATGAGTTGAACTATTGTGTGGATGCTAATTgcaacattataatttatttgtaatgtaATGTTGCAGGAGAAAGTTGCTTGGTTGCCTGAGCACAATTTTCAGATTAAGAATATCTTCAATACAAAAGGATCAATGCGTCTTTCTGATATGTTGATGCAAGCGAGAAAGAAGCGTAAGTGTCCAACTTGGATGGGAGAAACTGTTTGGAATGATCTTGAGAAGATATGGATGGATTCGTCGTTTAAGAAGATATCAAATCGAGCTAAGAAAAATCGTGTTTCTTCTAAAGGAGGAGCTGTCCATACTGGTGGATCTATATCCATTGCTGAACATACCATTCGGATGGTACACTTTCTATATTAAGGACATGCCTActatttgctatttttattgttttgttgtgttgttgtttcAAAATGCATAGAGCTATTTTgctgaaatattttgttgttttcctttGTTGCTAAAATGTGACTCACGGTtctgttgttttttattttttgtaaggctGAAGAGTTAGGTAGAGACCCCACATTGGATGAGGTCTTTTTAAAAACTCACACTAAGAAGAAGGACAACTCTTGGGTTGATGAAAGGGCAAAAAAGacatatgtaagaaatattaaatcattcattcattttttcatttgtatttcttggaaaagtaatttgattatgttatatCATTTTCTATTTGAGTATGAAACATTTCAAGGTAAGTTGCAACAAGCTTCCAAAAATGGGGAAGCGCCTAGTAGTTGTAGCCAAGTGGTTAATGCGGAAGCTCGCTTAGACATGTGGGTCCAATCTGTTGGAGGGAAGAATAAAGGGAGGATCTATGGTGTTGGAGGTTGTCGCAAGTCTAGTCCCAGATTCTCGGCCATCTAGAGGTTGTGTCAATGTCTTGTCTCAACACTCTACCGAGATAGCTGCACAAATAGCAGCATTTGAAGAGCGAGCAAAAGCGTCATAACACAAGGCACGAGAGGCGCGAGAGGAGCTAAGGAAAGCAGAGCAACGTCGACAAGAGGGTGAGCAACGAACTATAGAGCTCCAGATACAGCTAGCAACATTGGCAAAAAGTGTTGCTTCCATATAGGTTGAGTCATTCCGTCGTCGTTGTCATCCAGATTATGACGAGGATGAGTCTAACGATGATGACAGCGATGAGTAGTACTTATTTCATTGTTAGTTTCATATAGTAGTTATGACTACATATTTTGCTTAGACTTGTAAgcattatctatatatattcttATGATAATGttgttatgtgtattttgaaacttatggtagtgacaatgtgtaagttatggtagtgacaatgtgtattttgaaacttatggtagtgtAAGTTGCCCTTATTTTGAAACTTGTGGAAGTCAGGAGgtgtattttaaaaacattgtttatataaaatttcactttgttttgacaatgaTACTTTAATatgcttataatttattttaaacatatattaaaaaaatacagcaaactgtaaaaaaacaaaaatagatttaaaatcattttttcattacccacggacatgtcatggataaaattataaatatcaaatatcaagaTGAACATTTGTCACGGATGGTCCGTCAGTAACATTACTTGCGACATGTCCGTAGGTAATTATCTACGGCATTATCCACAGAACATCTATGAGTAGGTTTACCCACGGAGTCTCGGTAAGTCATACTACCCACGGATAATCCTTAAGTGTATCCTATTGCTTTTTCGTCGATAAATATATTTCTACGAGCGATTTAGCTACGAACCTGTGTCCGTGGGTAATCTGGGGGTAATTTTTGTTTACCTACGGACATGccgtgggtaaagataaaatctGTCGTAGATAAcaacagtttttcttgtagtgtacaCATATCAAGCTACATGTTCTATCCATATCAATTTCCACATACCAATACCAatgtacatatttatatatattaaacaaaaaatgatttttctaataaaataatttttaaaaaatttagaacaaacaccctttaaatcttaaaaaaatatttttgttttcaaataatagattttttttcccGAAAGAAACGCACTCGTTATAACCTAtcagtgattgtctaattgaatgactaccaaatatggaacgactaccaaatatgtgattgtctaattgaactgctaccaaatatggaacgactatcaaatatggaacgactacttaggggtgggaataggtcaggccaggccagactttgaaagggctgagcctggcctacgatttattttttagccctaagtctggcctacgacctatcataggcttttttttcggcctggcctgtaagcctatttaaaataatttaaaacaaatatgaaacaaatatcttttaaaccctacaaaataattttgtgtaaattaattttttttttctgaaaaaaacacagtcattattacctcttaaacaaatatggaatgactactgattgactaattgaacgaatatggaatgactaccaaatatggaatcgctaccgaatatggaacaactattGAATATGGAATATtcactgagtgattgcctaattgatagaatttaaaatagaatataatattattaatataataataataataaaatatatataggttgGCCTGTCaagcctaataggcttttttataagtttgagtctgacctatttaaataaataggctttaaaaacagcgtgagcctagcctttttattaaacagacCAGACCAGGCCAGGCtagaccataagtaggccaggccataggcccctgacgaaCGGCCTAGCTTATTCTCATCCCtacgactactgagtgattgcctaattaatagactttaaaataggaaatagtattattaataaataataataaaaataacagtaataaataataaaataaatataggtcggtctgtcaggcctaataggcttttttataagtctgggtctgacctatttaaataaatagactttaaaaatagtccGAGTCtagcttttttattaaataggccagaccATAGGTCCTTAACGAACGATTTAGCCTATTCACATTCCTAGAAGCAAGCAATTGTCTCACTCTGTTTCCTTTGATGAATGCAACAAGCATCTCACTTCGTCCGCCTCTAGAGAGAATCAACGTTGTGACAAAGTTAATGCCTCTAGAGAAAGTCAATGTTCAATCCACCTTCTAAAAGACAACGCCTCTGATAAAGTcaacgtttttttttataaagtcgACGACGGTGAAAAAGTCAACGCTCTTATGAGTGTAAATTATTTAAACTTcccatttcttgtgtttttaaACCTTCAAAGGTCTTTCTCAAGGGATATCATTTCACTTGGCACAAAAGTTTGGGAACTGTTCATGCTATTGAGGACATAATAGATAGAGCTTTTGCAATTGTACCTGGGCACTCCATCTTCCCTCACTCACAACTCCAGTACCCAATCCCCTCATTTCAAACTAGTcctctattttgtcaaaattggGTCCAGCCCCCCACATTGTGCACAAACATTCTTGCAGATTTGAGAATGCATGGCTCCTAGACCTTGACTTCCTTGACATCGTTATAGCTAACTGGATTGAATAACTATTCAATGATGTTCTACACAAACTCCATTTTTGCGTTGTTGTTATGTAAGCTTAGAGTAAAGTAACATGCCTAAGTTTGAACAAATAGTGTCGAAATTCAGAAAAGAAATTGAGCGCACTCGATCCAGAGAGCTCAATAACACGCCTCACACTCTAGATGAACTTAACAATAAATTCACTTGTGGTTTATTGCAGGAAAATACTTAATGGAATCAAAGAGCAAAAACTGTTGGAACCAAATtagttttatacttagagttttgatgttaacaaaagtatattatgagaataatatattcgactacacaaaatatgaatgaaagattcatatttttgaaaacaaatctaaaataagatttgattcagatttatggttgaagaaaatctttgacaaagttgaaaataagatatggtcaaatgtttttgaagaaaatctaaaataaaatttaattctgatttataattgaataaaatctttgaccaagttgaaaagaagaattggtaaagatttgaagaagatttgatcaagatttatcacaagaagatatgaattatttacaataagatttgatcaagatttatctacaacaaaatatgaataatatcaatctgaagaatttacaaattcaatctgaataaaatatgaacataatcaatctaaagaacTTACAAACTTAATCTAAACacaatcaatctgaagaatttacaaactcaatctgaagaGCTTATAGACTGAgtttgaacaaaatacgaacataatcaatctgaaaattttacaaactcaatttgaacaaaatacgaacataaactcaaagttgaagaagaagatcatcgaaaaTCATAATATGGTATAACAACTCATaagctcaaaatttcaaattcatcttagagttcaaagagacaaacatttgttcaagttagaaatatttttttagagtgtgggagttattattattatcagcatTGTGAGAAACAAAtactcaagttccaaacctttgtattcaaacccGATAGTGGTGTTAATGTGTCTTCAACAATCCAGGGTTGTCAGGTTGTGTAAAGAAGACTTGGCTGGTAGAGTCAAAGTGTTTATGTTCTTCAAAAATCTGAGGTTATTATGTTGtttgagaagacttggcttgtagggttaaggtggttagttcctcaaaagtttagGGTTGTCAGGctatttgggaagactggcttggagggttGGGTGTTTTGTAATAcaagtatttgaattagtggattaaagccttctaaaTGAGGGGACTAGATGTAACCAAGTTAGTggcgaaccaggataaattgaCGTGTacattatttatgctttcattgtttgttgtCTATCAATTcaattgcttcttatctaagtaattcataaaaatcaaccaGTCTTCATCAATTagaaaaaagttatcaactttatcaaacataattcaatcactcttctcgtgtttgcacatTCAAAAACCTTTTCGTTCAAATATGGAGATACTAATAGAAAGTTCTTTCATGCCACATAAAATGCTAGATAAAAGAGGAATCAAATCACAAAGTTAAAGCATCTAATTCATGGTAATGGACTATTAACAGAGCAATGATTATTTAGTTCGAGATGATTTCAAGTGGTTGATGGAGGCATTTTACAATCTAGAATTACAATAAGATTTTAAAGGTTTGTGCATTTCTCTATCCCATCTAGCGTTAGTACTTGTATATGGTGGTTGTTTCATGAAACGTTATCAATTCATCATCTCCATGCATCATACGATATAATTACAAATCCTTTAAAAACATGTTGTATTTTCCTGCTTTGAGCATGTTGAATCAATACATCATTTGTTTTCTACTACTCATTTCAAATTTGGGTATATATAAATGGTTTGTTGGGAAGCTCTTTTGCTGCACATTCTTTTGTTATCAAAGTTTTAACAGCATGGTAGAGTCATCAAAGGAAGTGGAAGATATATCATTTGATGTTCAACCATTTGGGAATTTGGACGTTGTGAAGTAGtatcttttttgaaaatggGATAGACGACTATTCTAGTTTAATAACACCCATTAATCTAATTTCACGAGGTTGATTCATGTTTAGAGAAAAGAGAAATTCTATGTTACAATATTCAAATTGGTGTGTCAATCTTTTAGGTTGTCTTTCTTCTCTATAAAATGTCACTTTGTACCAAGCTAGAGTACCCCTCTTTCTCCTTTACttcatttgatttaaaaaaaaaaactacaaagcTAAAGAATGAGGCCAAAGTTACCATCACAAAACAGGAGGACTTATGTAACCTTATTAGAGAATATTTCTTGAATATTTATGTAGGTCGCCAAGGAGACGTCTCACCAGTGATTAATGTCATCCCTAATTGGATAATTGAAGAAGATAATGCCCTCTTGATGGCCCCGTTCCCAAAAGATGAATTTCGTGCAGCTATATTTTCTATGCATTCTATTAAAGTTGATGGACTAGACAGATTGAACCCAtgatttttccaaaaattttgGCACATATTTCGTCATGacatttttgttgcaaattgTTTGTGGCTCAATAATGCATCATTCCCACACAAGtattcaatgacacaagcaAAATTTTGGCATCCAAAATAGATAATCCAGAGTCCATTCATGATATAAGACCTATCTCTTTGCAACATTATCTACAAAATCTTCTCTGAGGTTCTTGCTATACATTTAAAGCATGTTCTTGTCAAATGTATCTCTAATAGTCAAGCAGCCTTTATTCCAGGTAAACACATCCTAGACAACACTTTCATTGCTTTTAAAATTCTCCCATTTTATGAAGTGTAAATTTAAAAGCAAGGATGGATGGTTAGAACTAAAATTGGATGTCAGCAAAGCTTTTGAGAGTCTGATGGAGCTACCTTCATGATGTGTTTATCAAGATTGGTTTTTCATATATCTTGGTATCTTGGATGATGCAATGTGTTtcttgttaacaatgaaaagaggaagaagagaaacaaccactctagagtttcataacatagaatgaatcaaataaaagttaatagggttacaaagaagaaaaattcAAGTCTCATATAATTTATCGTCTCTCATTTTATAACTCGTTTATGTAATAATAAATAaggcacaattaattatatatgtattttggtCCTCCAATTCTCAAATCCATGGTGGTTATATTGCTCATTCAATTCGTAAAACACAttcgataaatataaaaatgaataaataaataaataaaaactagtgTATTTGTTGGCTATATATGTTtagtgttaacaatgaaaagaggaagaagagaaacaaccactctagggtttcataacatagaataaaCTAAACTTGaattaatagggttacaatgagtatatatgagtatatatataaaagaatagaattgtctaaaatacccttactactaatatataataatattatctaacatctcccctcaaactcacgatgcattaacatggagcatcgagagtttgtcaactaaaaaacggaaacgtttaacggaatgcatctttgtaaacaaatcagcaatatgtaaagaagaagaaacaaacggtagagtaatagttTCATGCtaaagatgatgacgagtaaaatgaaaatcaatctcaatgtatttggtgcgttcatgaaagaccgagttgtgagcaatttgaatagcactcttgttatcgcagtgcatcggagttggctcagaaagagagatacccatatcagacaaaagccaacgcatctaaattatttcagcggtagtggatgtcatagcacgatactcagcttctatagaggagcgagagacaatgtcttgtttcttactcttccaagaaataagagagtctccaagaaagatatagaaccctgtggtggatttacgatctgTGGTAccaccagcccaatcagcatcagaataagctcgtaacactaatgaggatgacgatgaaaaaagaagactttgaaattgagttcctcgaagataacgaagaatccgaataACTGATGTCCAATGTACTATAGTggaagagacaacaaactgactaacaacatgaacaacataagcaatatcaggtctggtaatcgtaagatacactaagctgccaacaaaagtacgatacaaagtggaatctggtaaaggaacaccatccgagggagcatatttcacattcaactcgagaggagtatctgctgctctagtattagaaagacgagcctgatcaagaatgttgacaatgtacttggattgagaaagaaggtagcctctaggagagtaggcaacttcaatccccaagaaatagcgaagagttctcaagtccttcatctcaaactgtttggctaactgcaatttcaactcattaattccactaacatcatcacctgtaataatcatatcatcaacatatagagaaagtataatgcgaccataagtggtggaccttataaacaatgtagaatcatgttcactagagcgaaaaccaagagaagtgatcatagtagagaatttctcaaaccaatctcgaggagcctgtttaagaccatatagagccttttttaacttacatacttccccttgattatgagaaactccttgcggagggaccatatagacttcttcatgaagctcaccatttaaaaaagcatttttgacatccatttgagaaatatgccattgacgaatagatgcaactgcaataagagtaagaatagtggtcatcttggctacaggagcaaaagtttcttcataatccataccatattgttgagagaaacccttagcaacaagacgtgctttgtagcgctcaactgacccatcagacttagttttgatcttgtatacccaacgagacccaatagcacgttttccaggaggaagaggtactaattcccaagtgttggttttgtgcaatgcagatagttcttctgccatagcctgctgccaaagaggatcaagaacagcctctttataggaagagggctcagacaaactgtgaatagaggttaagaaagaagcaaacgaagctgagtaagttgaatagacaaaatcaggtaactgagtagacttacgttgacgagaagggtaacgaggaggatcaacaatcgcaggaggtggttggacagccggggggacaagagggatgtcatcatgtggagtagtagtatttgtcctgcaattctcaacattacaattactagaagcgctatcattaggaccaaacggatcaatatgggttagttcagaactcttagtaatctgagaatcagaggaaacagagtaaaaaggGATATGCTCAAGAAAAAcgacattacgagatacataaagttttcctacatgaggatcataacaacgataatctttttgaccatccccataaccaagaaaaacacacaacgTTGAatgagaagacaacttactgcgctctacttgagggcgaagaacaaaacaagtagaaccaaaaaactttcaaagaatgataatcaggggtagaagcatacaattttccaaagggagacaaacctgatatgatagatgatggaattctattaatagcatgaacatcagtaagaactgcttctccacaaaactcactaggaactgaagcgaacaacaaaagggaacgagcagtctctataatatgacg from Cicer arietinum cultivar CDC Frontier isolate Library 1 chromosome 3, Cicar.CDCFrontier_v2.0, whole genome shotgun sequence encodes:
- the LOC140919678 gene encoding uncharacterized protein, which encodes MIWPDGRGWLPCRVASRALTSVITSQYIDMYPSLGAIPELTLERRFEKFGEKVAWLPEHNFQIKNIFNTKGSMRLSDMLMQARKKRKCPTWMGETVWNDLEKIWMDSSFKKISNRAKKNRVSSKGGAVHTGGSISIAEHTIRMAEELGRDPTLDEVFLKTHTKKKDNSWVDERAKKTYVESFRRRCHPDYDEDESNDDDSDE